A segment of the Syntrophales bacterium genome:
TAGGTTGGATCGATATGCCCGACGGTGATTTGAGCAACACCGACATGAGCGGCGCAAATCTCGCCATGGCGTACCTGCTCAGGGCCAATATGCAAAACGCGATCCTGGTGGGAGCAAACATGCGTGGAACCGACCTGACCAGGGCGGATCTGCGGGGAGCCGATCTGAGCGGAATCAAGCGCCTCGGACTGTGGCTGCGTAAGACCAACCTGACGGGGGCCACCTGGATCGACGGCTCGGTCTGTGGCGAAAACTCCATCAGCAAGTGCAGGTAACCCGGAAACAGTGGTCGCCCGTTCGATCCTTTCCGGACGTTCCTTGCCCGAAGTCATCGGCAAACCGGCAACAGGACTGGGAGGAATGTCTCCCCCGCCATGGTTCCGGTCAGGGTCTGTCCTGTTCCGCCCAAGCCAGTGTCGCCAGGTAGGGATAATGATCCGACGGGTACAGGCCGTCCCGGT
Coding sequences within it:
- a CDS encoding pentapeptide repeat-containing protein — protein: MPDGDLSNTDMSGANLAMAYLLRANMQNAILVGANMRGTDLTRADLRGADLSGIKRLGLWLRKTNLTGATWIDGSVCGENSISKCR